From the genome of Nicotiana sylvestris chromosome 2, ASM39365v2, whole genome shotgun sequence, one region includes:
- the LOC138885645 gene encoding uncharacterized protein, producing the protein MKIRQEPPKPPSPKRTVNVISGGEDVKGISYTAANKISKVTITQGKQVRHVLEEDNITFNDADSDGVLTPHNNALVISLIIHDTNVKRVLIDLGEVTLTTFAEGVVKDTKFQVVDIEMAYNMILRRPCIHEMDAVPSTLHQVIKLPSPWGIFQIRGDQHTARAINYVADTSTRNEGIPPEVMTYKLNKDPSYPPVKQKKRKQGTFKNQVIQEEVQKLLKIGFIRELNPEKCAFGIASGKVLSFLVSNQGIEVNPAQIKAIEEIPDIISNKKEVQRLIGRIAALGRFISKSSEKCFKFFSTLKKQDHFEWNEECQQALRNLKGLELAQELGINQIIIKSESQLVVNQMLGTYEARMQQYLKKYGTVPDDKKKAHALRKKAAQYCLKQDNLYHKMFGGPLARCLGPSQMEYVMKEIHEGHCGNHTGGRPLVRTLIRSGYYWPKMEKEAESFVTKCDKCQRYGAFKQVRENEVKNFLWRNIISQFGVPKEIVCDNDPQFIGEQITEFFQSWKIKRITSTPYYPEGNGQAESTNKVIVNNLKKRLEESKVYGAEALIPVEIGEPSTRFTLASQESNDEEMRVNLDLLEGRREDAFIRMTTQKKVIERYYNRKAHLRFLKVGDFMLKKVFQSTKAANAGKLSPTREEPYRVRDIAGKRAYELDTMDGKILPSHWNVVHLKRYYF; encoded by the exons atgaagattaggcaggagcctccaaaaccaccttctcctaaaagaactgtcaacgttataagtgggggtgaagatgTCAAGGGTAtatcatatactgcagctaacaaaatttccaaagtaactattacccaagggaaacaggtgcggcatgttttagaggaagacaacattacattcaatgatgcagatTCAGATGGtgtattaacccctcataacaacgcattggtaatatctttaattatacatgatactaatgtgaaacgagttttgattgatctag gagaggtaacactcaccacattcgctgaaggagtcgttaaagatacaaagttccaggtggtagatatagagatggcttacaacatgattcttaGGAGGCCATGCATCCACGAAATGGATgctgttccttcaaccttgcatcaagttattaaacttccatcgccatggggaatctTTCAAATTCGGGGAGATCAACATACAGCCAGGGCTATCAACTAtgttgcagatacaagcacgagaaaTGAAG GAATACCCCCGGAGGTGATGACCTATAAATTAAATAAAGATCCATcataccctcctgtcaagcaaaagaaaagaaagcaaggaactttcaagaatcaagTGATTCaggaagaagtccaaaaattgctaaaaattggttttattcgtgag ttaaatcccgaaaaatgtgcgtTTGGCATTGCATCAGGCAAggttttgagttttcttgtttctaaccaaggtattgaagtaaatcctgcacaGATCAAGGCCATTGAGGAAATCCCTGATATaatttcaaacaagaaagaagttcaaagattaatagggagaattgcagccttgggaagattcatttctaaatcatcagagaagtgtttcAAATTCTTCTCAAcccttaagaagcaggatcatttcgaatggaatgaggaatgtcaacaagcactcaggaatttgaaag gtctagaattggcacaagagcttggcataaatcagattataattaaGAGTGAAtcgcaactcgtggttaatcaaatgttggggacttatgaagcaaggatgcaacaatacttaaaaaag tatggtaccgtccctgaTGATAAGAAGAAAGCTCATGCGCTTCGAAAGAAGGCTGCTCAGTACTGCTTAAAGCAAGACAATTTGTATcataaaatgttcggtggtcccttagcaagatgcctcggaccttcaCAAATGGAGTATGTAAtgaaagaaatacacgagggacattgcGGGAATCACACAGGAGGAAGGccattggtaagaaccttaattaggtcaggttattactggcctaaaatggaaaaagaagcagaaagtttcgtgaccaaatgtgataaatgtcaaaggtacg gagcatttaaacaggtgcgagaaaatgaAGTCAAAAATTTTCTTTGGCGAAATATCATAAGCCaattcggtgtaccaaaggagatcgtgtgtgataatgaccctcaatttattggagaacaaatcacagaattctttcaaagttggaaaattaaaaggattacgtcaacaccTTATTATCCGGAgggtaatgggcaagcagaatcaacaaacaaggttattgtcaataatttaaagaaacgattagaggaatcaaaag tttatggagctgaggctttaattccagttgagataggggaaccaagtacacgATTCACACTGGCGtcacaagaatctaatgacgaggagatgcgggtcaatctAGATTTACTCGAGGGGAGGAGAGAAGATGCATTTATAAGAATGACGACACAAAAGAAagtcatagaacgatattacaaccgaAAAGCACACCTCAGATTCCTCAAAGTGGGGGACTTcatgcttaaaaaggtttttcaatccacAAAGGCAGCTAACgcgggtaaattaagtccaacaaGGGAAGAACCCTATAGAGTTCGTGATATTGCAGGCAAGAGAGCATATGAGCTGGacacaatggatggcaagatactaccttcacattggaatgttgttcatttgaagagatactatttctaa